ttcatgaaggaactattccatgatttctgggaagaaacattgctgctgagttttttaaatgtattttttggcactttgagctccacaaactgagtgccattgagttccattatattggagagaaggcagatatctccaacactcggcagctcacaccaaaacaatctagactgactAAAAACCactaaaggtaagaggaaaggtatgcatttttgatttggggtgaactgaCGCTTTAAAGCCATTAATATATGCTTCTAACTTATTAGTTTATCTTCTGCATATATGACACATTTACAtgttaatgatattttttccttgtCATAGGAGATTTATTTGGTGCTTTATGGGGCTCGTTTTGATACAGTGCTGCAGATCCTGGTGTGGGAGTTCTTCTGCCGCCTGGAGGAGTTCCTCCCAGTACCAAGTTTTTCACAGGTAGGCAGCAGGATAACAACAAACTGACCTTCCATCTGCTCAATTCCTTCATGCTGGTTGGCGAATTATGTTTGTGTAATTAGTCGTCGTGGAGTAATGGCTATTAGagtaaacatgtttctgaataACAGAACTCTTGTGGCTTTTTTCAGCATCACTTGTAAGTTCTTTCTAATCTCTTCAATTTCTTCATGTCAGCATAGATTATAAGTGTAGATCCAAGTATTAAAGAAGAAGTATAGAGGTAGACTTAAACTTATACGATATGCCTTTTGTTAAATATCCACCCTTTCTTTTCCAGGTATTCTCCATGTTTGACGTTTCTTCCCTTGATTGTGAGTTTGAGCAGTTTGTCTCCGACCCTGAGGATCTGAAGAGGATTTTGCAGCACCAACAAGAGCGACAAAAGTTGAATAAAAGTAAGAATCTGTTAACAATTAAAGTCAAGGTGTACTGAACCCCCTTTTCCCCCACTCTAATTCCTTTAACAAGAACATTGTGTCTGTTTCTCAGGTGAATTCACCTTCATGTCAGACACTATCCTTGCCACTCTGGCATCTAAACAGACTTTAGTGGCCGCTGAAGATCACGTTGAGCAAGGTGGAGATGGgaaaacacaggaaagaaatcaagaaaagcTAGAAGAGGACGTTTGTGGGGATGATGAAGTAACTGACGACAGTTCTATTGAAACTAACCTGAACTCTCGGCTGCACAAGTACGACTTGTCACCGCTCACTTCCTCTCTATGTTCCGAAGAAGATGGTGCGGCAGATGATGGCAGTGAGCATCTCTGACTTCATACATGATTTTAtggaaaatctgaaaagtaTTCTTAGGTCGGTGACGGTGCAAGTGTTTTCTTTAGCCCCCTCTACACTGCTTGTTAAAGGCCGGAAATATCGCGCCGTTATACCACCCCACCACTCTGTACGATCGTGGATTGGGGAACAGAGTTATTATTTGATGTTAGTAACAGCACCGAAATGGTCCATGGAAGGGACCATGAGCAGAAGGGGTGTGacgcaggagatttaaaaagcagttagcAGCAGTAAGCAGCTCAGCTGCCATttaacagagacagtaaataaatattattaccatgttaatgccattgttattgttgagaaaacatttctgaaacatACATTGTATGTCACACTGGAAGCAGACACTGTTGTGATAAAAGTCACACCCATCAAGCCTCTTTGGCTTCcatgatgccagcatgctatctaCAATCAGACACAGGAGCAGCACGATGCCACcgtcatttggttctgtgtaaaaatgcaaacatgggACAAATTAGGTGCCAAGCAGTGTGATCTCTGTGTTAAAGGGCTACAGACTTTACAGTTGTTtagcctctttttgttgttttgcatcactttttaCTCTTTCTACATCTGTGTGCTTTTGCCTCTCTTTGCTGGGAAGTCATAGTCATGTAGATTCTGTTGAgtgattttatcatttattctcGTTtcctgtttgcagaaacagctGATGAAGCCACGTTACAGCCAACCAAAAGCCCGGTGGAAAGTCTGAGGGAACATCTGGAACTAAGTAGAAAGAAGGAGCCATCAGAAAAGAGCACGATGCAGTCCTCAACAGGAGACAGAGCCGATGTCTCTCTTGTCTCAGATGATAACACCTGCTCGGAGTGTGGCAAGACTTTTGCAAATCGCTCCACTTTGAAACAACATCGTGCTGTTCACTCCTCTGCACGGCCGTTCAAGTGCAGTCAGTGCAGTAAGACGTATAAAAACCAGAGAGACCTGAACCGGCATTTGCTTAGTCACTTTAACCCTAAAATCCTGTCTTGCAGCCTTTGTGATAAGAAATACAGCTCTCAGGCTTCGCTCACAGTTCACCTGCGTCATCACAGCGGAGAGAGGCCGTTTGCCTGCTCATACTGTGACAAGAGGTTCTTCAGGAATGAAGTCTTGAAGTCTCACATGCGCATTCACACTGGTGAACGCCCGTACGCCTGCAATTATTGTGACAAGACATTCACACAGCCGGGTGTGCGCGCTGTGCACCAAAGGGTGCACAAGAAAGAGAAGCCGTACCTGTGCAGCACATGTGGGATGTCATTTTGTAGCTCTGGGGAATTGCTGGTGCATTCACGCACTCACACAGGAGAGCGGCCTTATCAGTGCGACTCCTGTGGAAAACGTTTTGGCAGAGCAGGACAACTGACACTTCATCGGAGATCCCACACGGGGGAGAGACCATACCCTTGCTCAGAATGCGAAAAATCGTTCCACTGTAGTTCAGGACTGAGGAAACacatgaggacacacacaggagagaaaccttacCAGTGCGTGACATGTCACaagacattttctgaaaaatccAACATGAGGATACACCTCAAAGTCCACAAGAACTTCTAGcttgctgttgtgtgtttttggagaaGATTTTTGCATATTGCTGTATCTCTGTGGTAGATTTTTGATGCATCTTCATGTCAGTAAATCACCAACatgtatgtttgcatgtaaaTGTTGCCTTTGAACACTTGGAATATTACATGTGTGAAATAATGGTTATCTCATGTTTTGAGAGATCATAATTAAAGAGTATATGTTTACAATACACTAAGGTTAAAGTTttctcaataaaaatacataccaATATTAAAGAGTGCTCGTGTGTGAAATAGTGACAGACTTATGTGACTGaaaataatgatcatttttactGTAGAGTGTGAATATGTGGGTGTGGCATTTGCTGGAGGATACTGCTTTTCTTTACACAACCCataacttaaatgttttttataagattcctgtgaatttatttttaaattttcaaccAAGAAATGATCTGGACAGGAGattacatcagaaaaaaatcctaacaAATCTTTGGCCTTTCTGCACTGTcatattttaaggtattttgaGTCCATGAGGCTGCAGCCCCACTGTGCGGCCTGCAGTAAAACAACAATCACAGCCTTTAACTTTTACCAGAAACAATCCTAACTAAAAGTGAGAAGTACAAAgtatatttagatttagataCGACCTTAGATTACTGTAGAGGAATTGAAATCACAGTTGTGCTCATCTTTGGTTCCTCAATACTGATGATCAGGAAATAAACTGGATGAGTAGCAGAGACAAGAATCTGTGGCTTAGGTGTCAATGTCAGTGTTGACTGCTGTTTGTTGGACCAGCAGTTCTCAATCAGAGGTGATTGAGTGCAGAGGTGTGTCCCTGCTGCACTTGGGGCTGGGTTTGGCTAAGACAGAGCAGCCAGCAGAGACAGAGCCGAGCCTTTCCAACATGTGGTGGCACATAAGTTTTCACTGAATGGGAATCGAACCCGGCTGTGGCAGTAAGAGCACTAAATCCTGGTATCAATGAACGCTGAAGGAATTCCAAATGggagtttcagctggttgcaataagcaatcctcaccactagatgccactaaatcccattAAATCTTACACATTGTTCTATTAAGTAGAAATGTTCCTAACTAAAACACTACTACAGTGTACACTATTTCAGTCATATTCAACAATATATTATAATTCTAAACCCATTATTTATAATCCAAAGCAAGGACAGGCACAGCCCGTgatataactttaaataaagtaCATCAGTCACACTTCAATGGGCATAAATACCTCAGAGTTATGGCATGTGTGGTGAAGTCTGTATTCACCACAGTGTGTGCTCAGATGGACAGAGCAACATCTGAAGCCAAAATATGAGAATTCAAGCTCTCCTTTGAAAGTTGAATGGTTTAAACAGCAGTGCTGCTTTTGACACCTCTCGCACTGGCAGATGTCAACCACCAGATGACAGTAATGGATTTATATCAAGATATGTTTTGTTTCATCAGAAGCAGATTTTCCTATAGGCAATGTATGCAGCTGCCAAGGGCgtcaaccagaaaaaaaaaatatagataaattAGGGAAAAGTGATCCACACATCTAATGCTAACGGTTGTTCTGTAGTAGGAGAACCACCTCTAGTTCTCGCAAGTTGACCTTAATGTGAACATCACAATCTGATGCTTTAGAATTCATATGGTGAAGCAAAGAGTATGTGAAGAGCATTAGAGTAAGAGggaatgaaaatgcaaaaggcATCCATTCATGTCTGTATACAAgcgcatatgtgtgtgcatatatatgtatatatatatatacacacacacacacacatttatatattgatgtataaatatttgtttacaattACCTCAGTTTTTTCTCTTGCTTGACTTAtctgctgttattgttttgtgaGGCACTGTGTAACATTGGTTTTGAAAAGTGTTGTATtaacaaatgtattattattattgttgttgttgttactttattctttcttattttattttacttgttaaCCAGGGTGCAGGAGGAAAGGAATTTtcaaatttgcacattttattgtttttaatttattattattgtttgttagcttggttgtttatttgttctgaTTTCCCATtagctcttgtttttgtttgtaagaCATAcgacagactttttttaattttgtggtgGTTGGGGGGGCACCAGGGGATGCTTGTCTGGGTGCCGAATGTCTTAGGTCCAGCACTGCATTCAACATAAgaattttctttctgtgtctaGTTTCAAATCtagtttcatgtgtttttgttgtattcatGTTACATAATTTTGCATGATACTTTATTCCTCGACATCAAGGGTCTTTACATAGGCTTTTGTGTATGTTAACTCCACATGTACCTGCGTATATAATGAAAGTATAATATGCCATATTTGTGTTATCTCTGTTATAATGAACTTTTTTGACAATGTATCCagagggaggggtgggggtggtgagagagagagagagagagagagagagagagagagagagagagagagagaaagagagagacagagagagagacagagagagagggggagacaggCTGTCACTGCTCGGTCTCTGTGTGCAACAGCAGCTCGGCTCAGGCAGCAGACGGCGGCTCGCGCCTCCGGTCCCATCTAGCGTTTTCCTCCGTTTATTCCCATTCTCCctcttttcctgttttgcacactcctttctctgtttttgtttttgtgtggagAGATGTCCGCCAGACCAGGTTTTTATCGTCAGGAGCTGAACAAGACTGTGTGGGAGGTTCCGGAGCGGTACCAGAACCTGACGCCGGTGGGCTCCGGCGCCTACGGCTCGgtgtggtgagtgtgtgtgtgtgtgtgtgtgtgtgtgtgcgtgtgtgtgtgcgtgtgtgtgtagggcGGGTGGAGGGGCGAGGCTGCACGGCCACAATATTTACCGTATGTTGGTCATGATGCATCAGAATAGCGATGCGTACGTGTCGGGATGAAGCAGCTTCCGTGGGTTTTATTGTTGTCATTGCCGGTGTATTATTATCATCCAACTGGCTTCATCGCTTGTTTGTATCATTATTAAAGGGAGGAAAACGTTTTATAACAATAGCATTCCTGTGTTTTAATATGCAGATTAATGTTCTTTATATGGTCTGCCATACAGAAAAAACCCTCAGCCTGTTTTAACCCCCCAGCTCACTGTCTGCTGTCCTATATTTGTGGGAGGGAAATAAAGAATGAGACAGCATCAGCGCAGGAATTTCCCAAATAACCACCCTGCatacacgcgcacgcacgcgcacacagtCTGCTCCTCCAAATTTGAGGAGCAACTCTGCAGAGGCTGGTGTAGCGGGACCCTAAAGATGGCATGTCACATCTGGGAAGGGGAAGCCCAGCTGCTCTCACACAAAGCAGGTCTGACACTTTGAAgccttcagcagcagcagcagcatgcatTATCATCATTTAGCATATATCattcacctgcacacacaccctgctCTTTGTATGTCCCTCTCTGATGCAGACATATCCTgtctttcaacatgctttaaTTTTGTTCCAGTTTGGTATCAGCTAGTGGGATCACGTTGCCATGGTGATTTGTCATGGTGATAACCACCTCCAACAGTCAATATAAATTAAGCTGTAATAGCCAGCTAATGGTTACCCAAGGAAATGTGGAGTGAAGGGTTTTCATGTCTTATTTTCAAGACATGAATAATATATTACAGCTTTTTGATGCAGCATTGCATGTTGGCAGTGAGAAGTAGGGGTGACTGGGAATGGTTGCAACACTTTCTCCGTTTCTCTCAGTTGCTCAGAGACTATTTGGAATAGAACAACTACTTTCATACcgccaaaacatttttttttcagtaaatgcaGCAGCAGATTTCAGTATGagtagccctttttacacagagattgtaTCATTGGGCTGTTACAGAATCCATTCTTTATacctttttggcatttttactcagaaccaaacaacagcggCATAATTCTGCCCCAgcgtgtgattttagatagcatgctggcaCCTCAGAATCAAAAGAGAGGCATGACATGTGacacaacagcatctgcctcGAATAATGTGTCAGCAGTACTTTCTAAAC
This genomic interval from Plectropomus leopardus isolate mb chromosome 22, YSFRI_Pleo_2.0, whole genome shotgun sequence contains the following:
- the LOC121961642 gene encoding zinc finger protein 557-like isoform X2, whose translation is MDSCFEERLCEEIRRHPHLYDSSLREYKDGQMVLNSWREIAQSLGRDENHCRYKWKYLRDKYVRTKRKQKGRRTDIGLPSIISKLDWLSSFIKHREAPTGAESESGHAHARSARPTRTSSDAACASARPVQVRRCPRSESLLSEPHLPVSSLHLLVPPLRLMSACMWQVAQERNVDQYDKLAEFITLVTEMVPELLNYKQKTQLILGLKARLILESLKRTDNVDDKTIQYHLNSFQKMTTNIMHEEDEDEEVEISKSAFVELVQTLLTDQSEKEHFFKEIYLVLYGARFDTVLQILVWEFFCRLEEFLPVPSFSQVFSMFDVSSLDCEFEQFVSDPEDLKRILQHQQERQKLNKKTADEATLQPTKSPVESLREHLELSRKKEPSEKSTMQSSTGDRADVSLVSDDNTCSECGKTFANRSTLKQHRAVHSSARPFKCSQCSKTYKNQRDLNRHLLSHFNPKILSCSLCDKKYSSQASLTVHLRHHSGERPFACSYCDKRFFRNEVLKSHMRIHTGERPYACNYCDKTFTQPGVRAVHQRVHKKEKPYLCSTCGMSFCSSGELLVHSRTHTGERPYQCDSCGKRFGRAGQLTLHRRSHTGERPYPCSECEKSFHCSSGLRKHMRTHTGEKPYQCVTCHKTFSEKSNMRIHLKVHKNF
- the LOC121961642 gene encoding zinc finger protein 1 homolog isoform X1 translates to MDSCFEERLCEEIRRHPHLYDSSLREYKDGQMVLNSWREIAQSLGRDENHCRYKWKYLRDKYVRTKRKQKGRRTDIGLPSIISKLDWLSSFIKHREAPTGAESESGHAHARSARPTRTSSDAACASARPVQVRRCPRSESLLSEPHLPVSSLHLLVPPLRLMSACMWQVAQERNVDQYDKLAEFITLVTEMVPELLNYKQKTQLILGLKARLILESLKRTDNVDDKTIQYHLNSFQKMTTNIMHEEDEDEEVEISKSAFVELVQTLLTDQSEKEHFFKEIYLVLYGARFDTVLQILVWEFFCRLEEFLPVPSFSQVFSMFDVSSLDCEFEQFVSDPEDLKRILQHQQERQKLNKSEFTFMSDTILATLASKQTLVAAEDHVEQGGDGKTQERNQEKLEEDVCGDDEVTDDSSIETNLNSRLHKYDLSPLTSSLCSEEDGAADDGKTADEATLQPTKSPVESLREHLELSRKKEPSEKSTMQSSTGDRADVSLVSDDNTCSECGKTFANRSTLKQHRAVHSSARPFKCSQCSKTYKNQRDLNRHLLSHFNPKILSCSLCDKKYSSQASLTVHLRHHSGERPFACSYCDKRFFRNEVLKSHMRIHTGERPYACNYCDKTFTQPGVRAVHQRVHKKEKPYLCSTCGMSFCSSGELLVHSRTHTGERPYQCDSCGKRFGRAGQLTLHRRSHTGERPYPCSECEKSFHCSSGLRKHMRTHTGEKPYQCVTCHKTFSEKSNMRIHLKVHKNF